From the Pseudomonas putida genome, one window contains:
- a CDS encoding ArsR/SmtB family transcription factor, with protein sequence MNLRAQPIPQQSDTLAALCKASGDELRLNVLRALASDSFGVLELAQIFDVGQSGMSHHLKVLAQAELVATRREGNAIFYRRALPDGQRFGGRLHMALLDEVDDLALPEDVQARIAQVQQRRAATSQDFFLRVEEKFRAQQDLIAGLPQYRESLLALLDKLNFASTASALEVGPGDGGFLPDLARRFAQVTALDNSPTMLELARQVCERERLGNVYLQLADALGATDVEADCVVLNMVLHHFSDPALALRQLAKRVKAGGSLLVTELCSHDQGWAREACGDLWLGFEQDDLARWATAAGLAPGDSLYVGLRNGFQIQVRHFQRTPGDTHHR encoded by the coding sequence ATGAACCTCCGTGCGCAACCGATCCCCCAGCAAAGCGACACACTGGCCGCCCTGTGCAAGGCCAGTGGCGATGAGCTGCGCCTGAACGTGTTGCGCGCCCTGGCCAGTGATTCGTTCGGCGTGCTGGAGCTGGCGCAGATCTTCGACGTCGGCCAGTCGGGCATGAGCCACCACCTCAAGGTGCTGGCCCAGGCCGAGTTGGTGGCCACGCGGCGTGAAGGCAATGCGATCTTCTACCGCCGCGCCCTGCCCGATGGCCAGCGCTTCGGCGGGCGCCTGCACATGGCCCTGCTCGATGAGGTCGACGACCTGGCCTTGCCGGAGGATGTGCAGGCCCGCATTGCCCAGGTGCAGCAACGCCGCGCCGCCACCAGCCAGGACTTCTTCCTGCGTGTGGAAGAAAAATTCCGCGCCCAGCAAGACCTCATCGCCGGCTTGCCGCAGTACCGCGAAAGCCTGCTGGCGCTACTCGACAAGCTGAACTTCGCGTCGACCGCCAGCGCGCTGGAAGTCGGCCCCGGCGATGGTGGTTTCCTGCCGGACCTGGCACGGCGCTTCGCCCAGGTCACTGCCCTGGACAACAGCCCGACCATGCTCGAGCTGGCGCGCCAGGTCTGCGAACGCGAACGCCTGGGTAATGTGTACCTGCAGTTGGCCGATGCACTGGGTGCAACGGATGTGGAAGCCGACTGCGTTGTGCTGAACATGGTCCTGCACCATTTCAGCGACCCGGCCCTGGCCTTGCGCCAACTGGCCAAACGGGTGAAGGCAGGCGGCAGCCTGCTGGTCACCGAACTGTGCAGCCATGACCAGGGTTGGGCGCGGGAAGCCTGCGGCGACCTCTGGCTCGGCTTCGAACAGGACGATCTGGCCCGTTGGGCCACAGCAGCCGGGCTGGCCCCCGGGGATAGCCTCTATGTAGGCTTGCGTAACGGTTTCCAGATACAGGTCCGTCATTTTCAGCGGACGCCTGGCGACACTCACCATCGGTAA
- the metK gene encoding methionine adenosyltransferase → MSEYSLFTSESVSEGHPDKIADQISDAVLDAIITQDKYARVACETLVKTGVAIIAGEVTTSAWVDLEELVRKVIIDIGYNSSDVGFDGATCAVMNIIGKQSVDIAQGVDRSKPEDQGAGDQGLMFGYASNETDVLMPAPICFSHRLVERQAEARKSGLLPWLRPDAKSQVTCRYENGKVVGIDAVVLSTQHNPEVSLKDLQEAVMELIVKHTLPAELLHKGTQFHINPTGNFIIGGPVGDCGLTGRKIIVDSYGGMARHGGGAFSGKDPSKVDRSAAYAGRYVAKNIVAAGLAERCEIQVSYAIGVAQPTSISINTFGTGKVSDDKIIQIVRECFDLRPYAITKMLDLLHPMYQETAAYGHFGREPQQKTVGDDTFTTFTWERTDRAQALRDAAGL, encoded by the coding sequence ATGAGCGAATACTCCCTTTTCACCTCCGAGTCCGTGTCCGAAGGGCATCCGGACAAGATCGCCGACCAGATTTCGGACGCGGTCCTTGATGCCATCATCACCCAGGACAAGTACGCCCGCGTAGCGTGCGAAACCCTGGTCAAGACCGGTGTCGCCATCATCGCCGGCGAAGTCACCACCTCCGCCTGGGTCGACCTGGAAGAGCTGGTGCGCAAAGTCATCATCGACATCGGCTACAACAGCTCCGACGTCGGCTTCGACGGCGCCACCTGCGCCGTGATGAACATCATCGGCAAACAGTCGGTTGACATCGCCCAAGGCGTCGACCGCTCCAAGCCGGAAGACCAGGGCGCGGGTGACCAGGGCCTGATGTTCGGCTACGCCAGCAACGAAACCGACGTGCTGATGCCAGCGCCAATCTGCTTCTCGCACCGTCTGGTCGAGCGCCAGGCCGAAGCGCGCAAGTCCGGCCTGCTGCCGTGGCTGCGCCCTGACGCCAAGTCGCAGGTCACCTGCCGTTACGAGAACGGCAAGGTCGTCGGTATCGACGCGGTGGTCCTGTCGACCCAGCACAACCCTGAGGTCTCGCTGAAAGACCTGCAGGAAGCCGTGATGGAGCTGATCGTCAAGCACACCCTGCCGGCCGAACTGCTGCACAAAGGCACCCAGTTCCACATCAACCCGACCGGCAACTTCATCATCGGTGGCCCGGTGGGCGACTGCGGCCTGACCGGCCGCAAGATCATCGTCGACTCCTACGGCGGCATGGCCCGTCACGGTGGCGGCGCGTTCTCCGGCAAGGACCCGTCCAAGGTCGACCGTTCCGCCGCCTACGCTGGCCGCTACGTGGCCAAGAACATCGTTGCCGCCGGCCTGGCCGAGCGCTGCGAGATCCAGGTGTCCTACGCCATCGGCGTGGCCCAGCCGACCTCCATCTCGATCAACACCTTCGGCACCGGCAAGGTTTCCGACGACAAGATCATCCAGATCGTGCGCGAGTGCTTCGACCTGCGCCCGTACGCCATCACCAAGATGCTCGACCTGCTGCACCCGATGTATCAGGAAACCGCTGCCTACGGCCACTTCGGCCGTGAGCCACAGCAGAAGACTGTCGGCGACGACACCTTCACCACCTTCACCTGGGAGCGCACCGACCGCGCCCAGGCGCTGCGTGACGCTGCCGGCCTGTAA
- the ligB gene encoding NAD-dependent DNA ligase LigB yields MPLVLLFLLVLSFNAQAADCPTWSAERARTEVTRLRATVSQWDDHYHRLGESLVPDEVYDQSRQRLLHLQGCFALESELDSLASARGPIAHPIPHTGVEKLPDEQAVSQWMTGKTGVWLQPKVDGVAVTLVYQQGSLTQLLSRGDGTQGHDWSRHIKVLEGINRQLPSPLDLILQGELYLRLEDHVQARDGSANARATVAGLLARKQLTREQGADIALFVWDWPQGPSDQGERVAQLAALGFPDSQRYSVAIGSAGEAAYWRQQWYRSALPFATDGVILRQNTRPPAERWQTNAPYWIAAWKHPFAQVLSEVRDVHFRIGRTGRITPVLKLQPVKLDDRRVTQVSLGSLARWQALDIRPGDQVAISLAGLTIPRFEQVVHRATERQSLTVPALDQYGALTCWQAGENCEEQFIARLTWLSGKHGLAMPGTGPGTWRRLVQAGLVTSMTDWLELDANRLAQLPGISDTSARRLQRSFEAGRARPFDQWISGLGVPIPRNLPLEGDWATLARRSATEWQALPGIGAIRASQLQVFFAAEHVQALAQQLSESGIQGFAAVATRVRQ; encoded by the coding sequence ATGCCGTTGGTGCTCCTGTTCCTGCTCGTTCTATCGTTCAACGCGCAAGCCGCTGACTGCCCAACCTGGTCAGCCGAGCGGGCTCGCACAGAAGTCACCCGTCTGCGCGCGACAGTTAGCCAATGGGATGACCACTACCATCGCCTGGGCGAGTCCCTGGTACCCGATGAGGTCTATGACCAGAGCCGGCAACGCCTGCTGCACCTGCAAGGGTGTTTCGCGCTAGAGAGTGAGCTGGATTCACTGGCCAGCGCACGCGGGCCGATTGCCCACCCGATCCCACACACTGGCGTCGAAAAGCTGCCGGATGAACAGGCCGTGAGCCAGTGGATGACTGGCAAGACAGGTGTCTGGCTACAACCGAAGGTCGATGGCGTCGCGGTGACCCTGGTTTATCAGCAAGGCAGCCTGACCCAACTGCTCAGCAGGGGTGACGGCACCCAGGGGCATGACTGGAGCCGGCATATCAAGGTTCTGGAAGGCATCAACCGGCAACTGCCAAGCCCACTGGACCTGATCCTGCAAGGCGAGCTGTATCTGCGCCTGGAAGACCATGTGCAAGCACGCGACGGTAGCGCCAACGCCCGCGCCACCGTCGCGGGGTTGTTGGCGCGCAAGCAGCTGACCCGTGAACAAGGCGCAGACATTGCGCTGTTTGTCTGGGACTGGCCGCAAGGGCCGAGCGATCAGGGCGAGCGTGTGGCTCAGCTGGCGGCACTGGGCTTCCCCGACAGCCAGCGCTACAGCGTGGCCATCGGCAGCGCTGGCGAAGCTGCATACTGGCGCCAGCAGTGGTATCGCTCTGCCCTGCCCTTCGCCACGGACGGAGTGATCCTGCGCCAGAACACACGGCCACCCGCCGAGCGTTGGCAAACCAATGCACCTTACTGGATCGCAGCCTGGAAGCATCCCTTTGCCCAGGTGTTGAGCGAAGTGCGTGACGTGCACTTTCGCATCGGCCGCACGGGCCGAATCACACCGGTCCTGAAGCTGCAGCCGGTAAAACTGGACGACCGCCGAGTTACCCAGGTGAGCCTGGGCTCTCTGGCTCGCTGGCAGGCGCTCGATATTCGCCCGGGGGATCAGGTCGCCATCAGCCTGGCGGGGCTGACCATCCCGCGCTTCGAGCAGGTTGTGCACCGCGCTACCGAGCGCCAAAGCTTGACGGTTCCTGCGCTGGATCAATACGGCGCCCTGACATGTTGGCAGGCTGGTGAGAACTGCGAAGAGCAGTTCATTGCTCGCCTTACCTGGCTCAGTGGCAAACATGGCCTGGCCATGCCCGGCACCGGGCCCGGCACTTGGCGACGGCTGGTACAGGCCGGGCTGGTAACGTCGATGACCGACTGGCTTGAGCTGGATGCCAACCGACTGGCCCAGTTGCCTGGCATCAGCGACACCAGCGCCAGGCGCTTGCAACGAAGCTTCGAGGCTGGCCGCGCCAGGCCTTTCGATCAGTGGATCAGCGGTCTTGGAGTGCCAATACCACGCAATTTGCCGCTCGAGGGCGACTGGGCAACCCTCGCCCGGCGCTCAGCCACTGAATGGCAAGCCTTGCCCGGCATTGGCGCAATTCGTGCCAGCCAACTACAAGTATTTTTCGCGGCCGAGCACGTGCAGGCCCTGGCTCAACAGCTGAGCGAGAGCGGCATCCAAGGGTTCGCCGCCGTTGCCACCCGTGTGAGGCAATGA
- a CDS encoding DUF1090 domain-containing protein, whose product MKLIFTLTLLTTLGLAAGVAQAAQPDEGLTGCAAKRSAIENQLKIARDHGNSDQVAGLEEALRGVGNCTDASLRKEREQKVLDARHEVAERERDLKKAEKKGDAEKINKRKDKLAESRKELQEAVDELDR is encoded by the coding sequence ATGAAATTGATTTTCACCCTGACACTGCTGACCACCCTGGGTCTGGCTGCCGGCGTTGCCCAAGCGGCACAGCCTGATGAGGGCTTGACCGGTTGCGCCGCCAAGCGCAGTGCCATCGAGAACCAGCTGAAAATCGCCCGCGACCACGGCAACAGCGATCAGGTGGCTGGGCTTGAGGAAGCACTGCGTGGCGTTGGCAATTGCACCGACGCCAGCCTGCGTAAAGAGCGCGAGCAGAAAGTGCTCGATGCACGTCACGAGGTGGCGGAGCGCGAGAGGGACCTGAAGAAGGCCGAGAAAAAGGGCGACGCGGAAAAGATCAACAAGCGCAAGGACAAGCTTGCCGAGTCCCGCAAGGAGTTGCAGGAAGCAGTAGACGAACTGGACCGCTGA
- a CDS encoding c-type cytochrome translates to MFKRLTVVLLAALALTACDRVDPNSPLGKRKAIFKDMLKTSEDMGGMLRGRLPFDGVKFADGALKLDGLAHAPWQHFPQARDEGDSSARPEVWERQAHFHDLARQLEGVTGELVEVTRTQPLDAAQMKAPMDKVEAACKACHTEFRNH, encoded by the coding sequence ATGTTCAAGCGATTGACCGTAGTACTGCTTGCTGCCCTTGCCCTGACTGCCTGTGACCGGGTCGACCCCAACTCGCCGTTGGGCAAGCGCAAGGCAATCTTCAAGGACATGCTCAAGACCAGCGAAGACATGGGCGGGATGTTGCGCGGCCGCTTGCCCTTCGACGGAGTGAAGTTCGCCGATGGCGCGTTGAAGCTCGATGGTCTTGCCCATGCGCCGTGGCAGCATTTTCCACAGGCGCGGGATGAGGGTGACAGCAGTGCACGGCCGGAGGTGTGGGAGCGGCAGGCGCACTTCCATGACCTTGCCCGGCAACTGGAGGGTGTGACCGGCGAGTTGGTGGAAGTGACGCGGACCCAACCGCTGGACGCGGCGCAAATGAAGGCACCGATGGATAAGGTCGAGGCGGCGTGCAAGGCGTGCCATACCGAATTCCGCAATCATTGA
- the mltA gene encoding murein transglycosylase A, with protein sequence MKSALRHLAWTLPALALLAGCNGGESAKPEPHAIATYAPSTWKDLPAVSDEDLLAGFYAWRSGCEKLKRDPVWAATCEAAGNDTASATQVRTFLEQNLQVYGLRSADNNANGLITGYYEPVYPGSLKRTEAAHVAVYGVPDDMIVVDLASVYPELKGKRLRGRLDGRVLKPYDTAEVISRDGVKAPVLAWLTDPMDLQFLQIQGSGRIQLEDGRQLRLGYAEQNGHPYRPIGRWLVEQGQLKKEDVTMGSIHAWAMANPQRVPELLASNPSYVFFSVRPDSNEGPRGSLNVPLTAGYSVAIDRKVIPLGSLLWLSTTRPDGSPVVRPVGAQDTGGAIAGEVRADLFWGTGPQAGELAGNMKQQGQIWMLWPKGQPLPEVPKVL encoded by the coding sequence ATGAAATCTGCCCTGCGCCATCTGGCCTGGACACTTCCGGCACTCGCCCTGCTGGCCGGCTGCAACGGCGGCGAAAGCGCCAAGCCCGAGCCTCATGCCATCGCCACCTATGCCCCGTCCACCTGGAAAGACCTGCCTGCGGTCAGCGATGAAGACCTGCTGGCCGGCTTCTATGCCTGGCGCAGCGGCTGCGAAAAACTCAAGCGCGACCCGGTGTGGGCCGCCACCTGCGAAGCAGCCGGCAACGACACGGCGAGCGCCACTCAGGTGCGCACGTTCCTTGAGCAGAACCTGCAGGTGTATGGCCTGCGTTCCGCCGACAACAACGCCAACGGCCTGATCACCGGCTACTACGAACCGGTCTACCCCGGTAGCCTGAAGCGCACCGAAGCGGCGCACGTGGCGGTTTATGGCGTACCCGATGACATGATCGTGGTCGACCTGGCCAGCGTGTACCCCGAACTCAAAGGCAAGCGCCTGCGTGGCCGCCTGGACGGTCGCGTGCTCAAACCTTACGACACTGCCGAGGTGATCAGCCGCGATGGCGTCAAGGCACCCGTGCTGGCCTGGCTGACCGATCCGATGGACCTGCAGTTCCTGCAGATTCAGGGCTCAGGCAGAATCCAGCTGGAAGATGGCCGCCAGCTGCGGCTGGGCTATGCCGAGCAGAACGGCCACCCCTACCGGCCAATCGGCCGCTGGCTGGTGGAGCAAGGCCAGTTGAAAAAAGAAGACGTGACCATGGGCAGCATTCACGCCTGGGCCATGGCCAACCCGCAGCGCGTGCCGGAACTGTTGGCCAGCAACCCTAGCTATGTGTTCTTCAGTGTCCGCCCGGACAGCAACGAAGGGCCGCGCGGCTCACTGAACGTGCCGCTGACAGCGGGCTACAGCGTGGCCATCGACCGCAAGGTGATCCCGCTGGGCAGCTTGTTATGGCTGTCGACCACACGCCCGGATGGGTCGCCGGTGGTACGCCCGGTGGGGGCTCAGGACACGGGGGGAGCGATTGCCGGCGAAGTGCGTGCCGACCTGTTCTGGGGGACCGGGCCGCAAGCCGGCGAGCTGGCGGGGAACATGAAGCAGCAAGGGCAGATCTGGATGCTCTGGCCCAAGGGCCAGCCGCTGCCAGAGGTGCCCAAAGTCCTCTGA
- a CDS encoding MAPEG family protein: MTVALWCILIALFLAPLCALIAKVSSGRFGLKDNHDPRAFLDTLSGLPRRAHAAQQNSYEAFPAFAAAVLVADIVGNAEQVTQDVLGVMYITSRLLYIICYLADWAALRSLVWFAGMALIVAFFVVSI; the protein is encoded by the coding sequence ATGACCGTTGCCCTGTGGTGCATTTTAATCGCGTTGTTTCTGGCGCCGCTGTGCGCCTTGATTGCAAAAGTGTCGAGTGGCCGCTTCGGCCTCAAGGACAACCACGACCCGCGCGCCTTCCTCGACACGCTGTCGGGCTTGCCGCGCCGTGCGCATGCCGCCCAGCAGAATAGCTACGAGGCTTTTCCGGCATTTGCGGCGGCGGTACTGGTGGCCGATATCGTCGGTAATGCCGAACAGGTGACCCAGGATGTGCTGGGTGTGATGTATATCACCAGCCGCCTGCTCTACATCATCTGCTATCTGGCGGACTGGGCGGCACTGCGTTCGCTGGTGTGGTTCGCCGGGATGGCGTTGATCGTGGCGTTCTTCGTGGTCTCCATCTGA
- a CDS encoding EamA family transporter, with product MLATSLVLVAALLHATWNTLIKFSAERLLVIASMDVVALLFAVCAVAFTEFPPAEIWPWLLASALAEQLYRFLLIQAYRVGDLGLVYPLMRGLSPLVVLGLTLAFAGETLSSQQIIGILLIPCGMACLLWQGGGGDRLPWSMLPVVALIGLCIGCYTWFDGQAVRLWGKPWDYLVWLTLLSAWPFPLLASVARRAPFVLFWRTQWRLGLAVGFCVLFSYALVLWAMHLGSVAEAAALRELSVILVVLLGMRYLKEPFGGPRLLACGLVLAGMLVMKL from the coding sequence GTGCTGGCAACTTCCCTGGTATTGGTCGCCGCCCTGCTGCACGCGACCTGGAACACCCTGATCAAATTCAGCGCCGAGCGCCTGCTGGTGATCGCCAGCATGGACGTCGTGGCGTTGCTGTTCGCGGTGTGCGCCGTGGCCTTCACCGAGTTTCCGCCTGCCGAGATCTGGCCTTGGCTGCTGGCTTCGGCGCTGGCCGAGCAGTTGTATCGGTTTCTGCTGATCCAGGCCTATCGGGTCGGGGATCTGGGGCTGGTCTATCCTCTGATGCGCGGCCTGTCGCCGTTGGTGGTGCTGGGGCTGACCCTGGCGTTTGCCGGTGAGACGCTCAGCTCGCAGCAGATCATCGGCATCCTGCTGATCCCGTGTGGCATGGCGTGCCTGTTGTGGCAGGGCGGCGGCGGTGACCGGTTGCCGTGGTCGATGCTGCCGGTGGTTGCGCTGATCGGCCTGTGTATTGGTTGCTACACCTGGTTCGACGGCCAGGCGGTGCGGTTGTGGGGTAAGCCTTGGGATTACCTGGTGTGGTTGACGCTGCTCAGCGCCTGGCCATTCCCGCTGCTGGCCAGCGTGGCGCGACGGGCGCCCTTCGTGCTGTTCTGGCGCACCCAATGGCGGTTGGGCCTGGCGGTGGGCTTTTGCGTGCTGTTCAGTTACGCACTGGTGTTGTGGGCCATGCACCTGGGGTCGGTGGCTGAAGCGGCGGCCCTGCGCGAATTGAGTGTGATACTGGTGGTACTGCTGGGTATGCGCTACCTCAAAGAACCTTTTGGCGGGCCGAGACTCCTAGCTTGCGGGCTGGTCCTGGCAGGCATGCTGGTGATGAAGCTCTGA